Genomic window (Nitrospira sp.):
TGTTGAGCGTGGCGGACGGCAAAGCCTGGCTGGATCGTTTAGTCACGTTGCCGGCGCTAGTGAAACATGTGCTGGGCCGTGAAGCGGAGATTCTGGCAATCGCGAAGCGGTACTATAAAAAACCGGACTTCTTGTATCTGGCGCGCGGGATCAACTTTCCGATCGCGCTCGAAGGCGCGCTGAAGCTCAAGGAAATTTCCTATATCCATGCGGAAGGCTATGCCGCCGGAGAAATGAAGCACGGCCCAATCGCGCTGATCGATAAGGATATGCCGGTGGTGGTATTGGCGCCAAGGGACCGGTTATATGAGAAGACGGTCAGTAACCTCATGGAGGTCAAGGCGCGCCGGGCGCCGGTGATTGCGTTTGTGGCGGAGGGCGAACGCGAGTTGGGCAAGATCGCGGATGCGGTCTTCACCATTCCTGATGTGCATCCGCTGCTGTCGCCCATTTTGTTCACGATCCCGCTGCAGTTGCTGGCCTATCACATTGCCGTGCTGCGCGGGGAAGATGTGGATCAGCCGCGAAATTTGGCCAAGAGCGTCACTGTAGAGTGAGGTGCGAAGAAGGGACTCCCGTGCTCGCGCAACGCGCGGCCTGAGAAGGCCCTCGTTGGACGCGCGCAGTAGGAGTCCCTTCCTTCGCCCCATTGCTGTAAGAATAAGGGAGTGTAACGTGGAGATCACAAAGCAGGAAGTCGAAAAGGTGGCCAAGCTGGCGCGGCTGGCGTTGAGTGAGGCGGAGACCACGGCCTTCTCGCAACAGTTGACTCAGATTGTGGCCTATGTCCAGAAGCTCAAGTCGTTCTCCACGGAGGGCGTGGAGCCAACGTCGACGGTGCTCGGACAGACCAATGTATTTCGTCCTGACACCGTCGAGGCGTCGCTCTCGCCTGAGCAGGCG
Coding sequences:
- the gatC gene encoding Asp-tRNA(Asn)/Glu-tRNA(Gln) amidotransferase subunit GatC produces the protein MEITKQEVEKVAKLARLALSEAETTAFSQQLTQIVAYVQKLKSFSTEGVEPTSTVLGQTNVFRPDTVEASLSPEQAVGNAPDAEASCFRVPKIIQES